In Vigna angularis cultivar LongXiaoDou No.4 chromosome 8, ASM1680809v1, whole genome shotgun sequence, one DNA window encodes the following:
- the LOC128193597 gene encoding uncharacterized protein LOC128193597 gives MKITIRDPTGTVKASVHHKAIDHPEIGIHLKVGSVIILQDVSIFSPIRETYYLNITLRNIVKVFGSDIGGPTDDLVRLSIPIDTNKPPTRSVDDILSKLIPPLHKPQGTG, from the exons atgaaaataacaattcgG GATCCAACAGGGACTGTAAAAGCAAGTGTTCACCACAAGGCCATTGATCATCCTGAAATAGGCATACACTTAAAAGTTGGAAGTGTGATAATCCTACAAGAT GTTTCAATTTTTTCACCAATACGTGAAACATACTATCTTAACATAACTCTGAGGAATATtgtcaag GTTTTTGGAAGTGATATTGGGGGCCCAACTGATGACCTAGTACGTCTATCAATACCAATTGATACCAACAAGCCTCCAACACGCTCCGTTGATGACATTCTATCGAAATTGATTCCACCTCTTCACAAACCTCAAGGCACTGGATGA
- the LOC128193766 gene encoding protein FAR1-RELATED SEQUENCE 5-like, giving the protein MDIIHAYLDDNDIVDQHLNTFLDEVDIDDQHLLLQKIRYMDHTNTSLDDIENDDQHEKAQEELNEDNVQPLSIAPTIGMVFETVNEVKLFYRQYAISKGFGIRTRSSRKNNKNELCYFMMVCSRAGKYVSAIQNQMIGRPTCANDCSARMIVSKRDDKWYISGFDDVHSHDLSPTKSRLFRGNKRMNLNVKRTLDLNAEAGVRINKSFRSLVCASGGYENMEFVEHDVRNYVAKQRRALSKDGDAKTLLNHFSSMRELNKDFFYEIDVDDDNRILNVFWADARSRAACEYFGDVISFDTTYLTNKYDMPFAPFVGVNHHGQSILLGCGLLCSEDTNSFVWLFNSWLRCMSNRPPEGIVTDQCKAMKKAISLVFPNTRHRWCLWHIMKKIPEKLQSYAAYKDIKRQLKEVVYNSDSVENFVYGWERMVTTFSLHKNEWLSSLYEERQMWVPCYLRNSFWAGMSTTQRSESMNAFFDGYINSRTTLQEFVKQYDNALQHKTEKETQADFTSLNTTLPCGSQSLIERQFQKHYTHAKFAEIQLEFRGKINCFVDGVVVQDNSSLYKVMEDFIHNEIREERAFMVTFQRDTMDVNCSCLLFEFRGIICRHCVCVLAQERVIQVPAKYILRRWCKSVRRKHTYIRATYNNNEKDPHIERYDNLMKTFGNIAEIACDSVHMTQLLVDNLSSFVNKHDLQISSSPYVDNNSHIQEEHLCDSNIGHDVDTTTNTAQIQSPKSVKRKGRPKTRRLKSTTETIKRKKPSTKGTNQTSNAIGVSGVQSTRFMSLLTSLHNDMQNTQSSTTNIDNVF; this is encoded by the exons ATGGACATTATACATGCATATTTGGATGATAATGACATTGTTGATCaacatttaaatacatttttggATGAAGTTGACATTGATGACCAACATTTATTGCTACA GAAAATCAGGTACATGGATCATACAAATACATCTttggatgatattgaaaatgaTGACCAACACGAAAAAGCACAAGAAGAATTAAATGAAGACAATGTTCAACCTCTCTCAATCGCTCCAACAATTGGAATGGTTTTTGAAACTGTTAATGAAGTCAAGTTATTTTATAGACAATATGCAATATCAAAGGGTTTTGGAATTCGTACAAGGAGTTCAAGGAAGAACAACAAGAACGAATTATGTTACTTCATGATGGTGTGTTCTAGGGCTGGAAAATATGTCTCTGCCATTCAAAATCAAATGATTGGACGTCCAACATGTGCTAATGACTGTTCAGCTCGAATGATTGTATCAAAAAGAGATGATAAATGGTACATTTCAGGATTTGATGATGTACATAGTCATGATCTTAGTCCAACAAAGTCCAGATTGTTCCGAGGCAATAAAAGAATGAATCTCAACGTCAAAAGAACTCTGGACTTGAATGCCGAAGCAGGAGTTAGGATTAACAAGAGTTTTCGGTCCTTGGTTTGTGCAAGTGGAGGTTATGAGAACATGGAGTTTGTCGAACACGATGTTAGAAATTATGTGGCCAAACAAAGAAGAGCCTTATCAAAAGATGGTGATGCTAAGACACTCTTAAATCATTTCTCTTCCATGAGAGAATTGAATAAGGATTTTTTTTACGAGATTGATGTGGATGACGACAACCGCATACTTAATGTGTTTTGGGCTGATGCACGAAGTAGGGCAGCTTGTGAGTATTTTGGTGATGTCATTTCTTTTGACACAACATACTTAACGAATAAGTACGACATGCCATTTGCTCCTTTCGTTGGTGTTAACCATCATGGCCAATCTATATTGTTAGGTTGTGGTTTGTTATGTTCAGAGGACACAAATTCATTTGTTTGGCTATTTAATTCATGGCTTCGATGCATGTCCAATAGACCACCTGAAGGAATTGTTACGGATCAGTGCAAAGCAATGAAGAAAGCCATTTCTTTAGTGTTTCCTAACACTCGTCATAGGTGGTGCTTATGgcatataatgaaaaaaatacctGAGAAGTTACAGAGTTATGCAGCTTACAAAGATATCAAGCGCCAACTTAAGGAAGTTGTGTACAATTCTGATTcagttgaaaattttgtttatggaTGGGAGAGGATGGTAACAACCTTTTCACTTCACAAGAATGAATGGCTTTCTTCACTTTACGAAGAACGTCAAATGTGGGTTCCTTGTTACTTGAGAAACAGTTTTTGGGCTGGCATGTCAACAACTCAAAGAAGCGAGAGCATGAATGCATTCTTTGATGGATATATTAACTCACGCACTACTCTTCAAGAATTTGTTAAACAATATGACAATGCACTACAACACAAGACAGAAAAAGAGACCCAAGCTGACTTCACATCATTAAACACAACTCTTCCATGCGGTTCACAATCACTCATAGAGCGCCAATTCCAAAAGCATTACACACATGCTAAGTTTGCAGAAATACAGTTAGAATTTAGaggtaaaattaattgtttcgtTGATGGCGTTGTGGTACAAGATAATTCGTCACTGTACAAGGTGATGGAGGACTTCATTCATAATGAAATAAGGGAAGAGAGGGCATTCATGGTTACATTTCAGCGAGACACAATGGATGTTAATTGCAGTTGTTTGCTTTTTGAGTTCAGGGGCATTATATGTAGAcattgtgtttgtgttttggcCCAAGAGCGAGTGATACAGGTTCCTGCTAAGTACATACTCAGAAGATGGTGTAAAAGTGTCCGCAGAAAGCACACATATATTAGAGCAACATACAACAACAACGAAAAGGACCCACATATTGAACGGTATGATAACTTAATGAAGACTTTTGGAAATATTGCTGAGATTGCTTGTGACTCAGTACACATGACACAATTATTGGTTGACAACCTTAGTTCATTTGTAAACAAGCATGACCTACAAATTTCATCTTCACCATACGTCGACAACAATAGCCACATACAAGAAGAACACCTGTGTGATAGTAACATAGGCCATGATGTAGACACCACTACAAACACTGCTCAAATCCAAAGCCCCAAAAGTGTGAAGCGAAAGGGTCGACCTAAGACAAGAAGGTTGAAGTCAACAACTGAGAcaatcaaaagaaagaaaccatCAACAAAAGGCACTAATCAAACATCCAATGCTATTGGT GTATCAGGTGTGCAATCCACTAGGTTCATGTCACTGCTGACATCATTACACAATGACATGCAAAACACACAGTCGTCCACAACTAATATTGacaatgtattttga